Proteins co-encoded in one Musa acuminata AAA Group cultivar baxijiao unplaced genomic scaffold, Cavendish_Baxijiao_AAA HiC_scaffold_1077, whole genome shotgun sequence genomic window:
- the LOC135666198 gene encoding uncharacterized protein LOC135666198, which yields MDAFSGYNQIRMAPEDQRHTAFITSLGAYCYKVMPFGLKNAGATYQRTINKIFAQQIGRNLEVYVDDMIVKSRVSGDHLTDLSETFATLRNCGLRLNPAKCAFSVSSGKFLGFIIHERGIDVNPEKVRAILDMQAPRTVKDLQRLNGRLAALSRFLPRSGDRCLAFFRAIRDPKNFQWTPQCEEAFRQVQQHLANLPRLASVTAGEELGVYLAASQHAVSSVLIKEAGEQLPIYYTSHVLSGPEERYPPIEKLALALMLAARKLRPYFQAHPIKVITDQPLSQVLSKFDVAGRLLKRSIELGEFDIRYTPRTAIKAQALADFISELAHAEGRPPSELGGTWVLQVDGSSASTGAGAGLVLSAPDGQTFERSLRFGFHATNNEAEYEALLAGLRLSREMQVDAIKVLTDSQLVTEQLNGGYVAREPTMAKYVTEVKNLASCFAHFTISRVPRHQNDRADELAKLASKRPPGTTHGIEELSSPSIPVAYVSAADTRATWVGDMLRYKRDGTLPTDEAAARRIRRKQAWYTEANGRLYKRSFSHPLLRCLEPEEAAIVLAEVHEGICGEHIAGRTLACKILRQGYYWPTMVQDAKAYVRKCGPCQRHARTPQLPAVPLSPITCAWPFAQWGLDLLGPFPPASGQRRYIVVAIDYFTRWPEAEPLAAITEQQIKKFIWKNIVTRFGLPRTIVTDNGTQFAGKRIQEFCANYGIRLKHSSVAYPQTNGLAEVTNRSILDGLKRRVSASRTAWVEELPSILWSLRTTPKIATGESPYSLSYGTEAVLPPEVVFPTPRVEEYHETTSDQGLRAGLDLIEERRAGAHLRDLSYKRAVARVYNRRVRPRPIKMNDLVLRRAEVSNPTRAGGKLAPNWEGPYRVIEVVRPGTYRLATMDGSRLPRTWNVRNLKKFFV from the coding sequence atggacgccttctccggatATAATCAGATCCGAATGGCACCTGAAGATCAGAGACACACAGCCTTCATCACCAGCCTTGGGGCATACTGTTACAAAGTAATGCCGTTCGGGCTGAAGAACGCTGGCGCAACCTATCAGAGGACCATCAACAAGATATTCGCCCAACAGATAGGGCGAAACCTAGAGGTctatgtggacgacatgatcgtaaaaagcCGGGTATCGGGAGATCACCTGACGGACCTATCAGAAACATTCGCCACACTCCGAAACTGCGGCCTTCGGCTCAACCCCGCAAAGTGCGCCTTCAGCGTCAGTTCAGgaaagttcctcggattcatcatacacgaaagagggATCGACGTCAACCCGGAAAAGGTCCGGGCGATCCTCGACATGCAGGCCCCTCGGACGGTCAAAGACCTACAGCGACTGAATGGACGTCTGGCCGCCCTATCCCGATTCCTGCCCcggtcgggcgatcgctgcctcgccTTCTTCCGTGCAATAAGAGACCCGAAGAATTTCCAATGGACGCCCCAGTGTGAGGAAGCTTTCCGACAGGTCCAGCAACATTTGGCCAACCTTCCCCGCCTCGCTTCAGTCACTGCTGGAGAGGAGCTCGGCGTTTACCTGGCTGCCTCACAGCACGCAGTCAGCTCGGTCCTCATCAAGGAAGCCGGCGAACAGCTCCCCATATACTACACCAGTCATGTCCTGAGCGGGCCCGAGGAGCGATATCCCCCAATAGAGAAGCTCGCCCTCGCGCTCATGCTGGCAGCCCGAAAGTTACGCCCCTACTTTCAAGCTCATCCGATCaaggtaatcaccgaccaacctcttAGTCAAGTACTATCAAAATTCGATGTCGCAGGTCGACTCCTCAAGAGGTCGATCGAGCTCGGAGAGTTCGACATCCGCTACAcacccaggaccgccatcaaagcacaaGCCCTGGCCGACTTCATCTCTGAGCTCGCCCATGCCGAAGGGCGGCCCCCCAGTGAACTAGGCGGAACGTGGGTCCTACAGGTGGACGGCTCGTCCGCTTCAACGGGGGCCGGCGCAGGACTGGTGCTGTCGGCCCCCGATGGGCAGACGTTCGaacgttccctccgcttcgggttccatgCCACGAACAATGAAGCTgagtacgaggcgctcctagcgGGGCTCAGACTATCCCGCGAGATGCAGGTCGACGCCATCAAAGTCCTCACCGATTCGCAGTTGGTGACCGAGCAACTTAACGGCGGATACGTGGCCAGAGAACCCACTATGGCAAAATACGTAACGGAGGTAAAAAACTTAGCCTCCTGTTTCGCACACTTCACGATATCCAGGGTGCCAAGACATCAGAACGACCGAGCCGATGAGCTGGCCAAGCTAGCCTCGAAGCGACCCCCGGGCACCACCCACGGGATCGAGGAGCTCTCCTCCCCCTCTATCCCGGTCGCGTATGTGTCGGCGGCCGACACCCGAGCCACCTGGGTAGGGGATATGCTGCGCTACAAACGCGACGGGACCCTCCCCACCGACGAAGCCGCAGCTCGGCGTATTCGCCGAAAACAGGCATGGTACACCGAAGCGAACGGGCGGCTGTACAAACGGTCTTTCTCCCATCCTCTGCTGCGGTGCCTCGAGCCAGAGGAGGCGGCGATAGTCTTGGCCGAGGTCCACGAGGGGATTTGCGGAGAGCACATCGCCGGCCGAACCCTGGCCTGCAAAATTCTCCGCCAAGGCTATTACTGGCCCACCATGGTTCAGGACGCGAAGGCCTACGTACGGAAGTGCGGCCCGTGCCAAAGGCACGCCCGGACCCCCCAACTGCCGGCGGTGCCGCTCTCCCCCATCACTTGCGCGTGGCCGTTCGCGCAATGGGGGCTGgatctcctcggccccttccccCCAGCCTCAGGGCAGAGAAGATACATTGTGGTCGCAATAGACTACTTCACCCGATGGCCGGAAGCTGAACCGCTGGCGGCGATCACCGAGCAGCAGATCAAGAAGTTCATATGGAAAAACATCGTGACCCGGTTCGGCCTCCCCAGAACCATCGTCACGGACAACGGGACCCAATTCGCCggcaaaaggattcaagaattcTGCGCTAACTATGGAATCCGGTTAAAACACAGCTCGGTTGCCTACCCCCAGACGAATGGACTAGCCGAGGTAACAAACCGATCTATCCTGGACGGGCTCAAAAGAAGGGTATCGGCTTCCCGAACGGCCTGGGTCGAGGAGTTACCCAGCATCTTGTGGTCCTTACGGACTACCCCCAAAATAGCCACCGGGGAATCACCCTACAGCCTCTCGTATGGAACCGAGGCCGTACTACCCCCAGAGGTCGTATTTCCTACCCCTCGAGTAGAAGAGTACCACGAGACCACATCGGACCAGGGGCTGCGTGCCGGCTTGGACCTGATCGAAGAGCGGCGCGCCGGCGCACACCTGAGGGATCTTTCTTACAAGAGAGCCGTTGCCCGGGTGTACAACCGCAGGGTGCGACCTCGGCCTATTAAAATGAACGACTTAGTTCTACGAAGGGCCGAAGTCAGCAACCCGACCAGGGCcggggggaagctggcccccaactgggaaggaccctatcgggtcatcgAGGTAGTCCGACCAGGCACATACAGGCTTGCGACAATGGACGGGTCCCGCTTGCCAAGAACATGGAACGTCCGGAACCTTAAGAAATTTTTTGTTTAG
- the LOC135666197 gene encoding uncharacterized protein LOC135666197 yields the protein MSLYGTSDALMSRAFPTTLRGPALAWYGGLKTTTIASFDQLAKDFELHFIACARPKPSMAFLLGLSQKEDEPLSLYVNRFATRIRELLDTHPSLSMQAFVTGLRPSRLFWSLVERPPTSVPEMLQRANQFVEVEAWTGGKRQEHKRERPEPAQGQLPPRRKLHQPDPPLLRPLPLPTGASRTEIFLQIRERGLLKTPYPMNNPRELADRSKYCRFHRKNGHDTKECRELSRQIYELRREGRLDPHVQTGNLAPPCPDGPSERLISVITGGPASGGDSMSGRKAYARSARDEGPHGTPDPLVAFPPEDAERLEHDDALVITARIANAQVRRIMIDTGSSADILFHDAFQKMGLTKQALKPVRSDLTGFTSNSVSPLGSVTLPLTLGTPPKTKTVMSTFLIVDLPTAYNAILGRPSLNKSRALVSTYHQTVKFPTHAGTGEVWGSPRESRRCYLTAVSLHKRAKIEALPDDPREMKRPNPHPEPSAPTYDVSLKKGRPDRTIKVGSDLPPDEREKLVGLLQENADVFAWSPSDAAGVDPKATQHHLNISPDARPVKQKPRPQAPDRQEAVREEIERLLAAGFIEEVKYPQWLSNVVLVKKHNGSWRMCVDYTSLNRACPKDCYPLPRID from the coding sequence ATGTCGTTGTACGGGACCTCAGATGCCTTGATGAGCAGGGCATTCCCCACCACATTGAGAGGGCCGGCCCTCGCGTGGTATGGAGGCTTGAAGACTACGACGATCGCCTCATTCGACCAGCttgccaaggacttcgagctccacttcatagcttgcgcacgcccgaagccttccatgGCGTTCCTCCTCGGGCTTAGCCagaaggaggatgagcccctctcccttTACGTAAATCGCTTTGCTACAAGGATCCGGGAACTCCTGGACACTCACCCTTCACTGTCAATGCAGGCATTCGTGACAGGCCTGCGTCCCTCCCGACtcttctggtctctcgtggagCGACCTCCTACTTCGGTCCCCGAAATGCTCCAGCGCGCGAACCAGTTCGTGGAAGTCGAAGCCTGGACGGGGGGGAAACGGCAGGAACACAAGAGGGAAAGACCAGAACCGGCTCAGGGACAGCTCCCTCCCAGACGGAAGCTCCACCAACCCGATCCTCCCCTGCTAAGACCCCTCCCGCTCCCAACGGGTGCATCCCGGACAGAAATCTTTCTCCAGATCAGGGAAAGGGGACTGCTCAAAACACCTTACCCGATGAACAACCCGCGAGAGCTGGCCGACCGGTCCAAATACTGCCGCTTTCACCGCAAAAATGGACATGACACTAAGGAATGCCGCGAGCTCTCGCGCCAAATCTACGAACTCCGCCGGGAGGGACGCCTCGACCCGCACGTTCAGACAGGCAACCTCGCCCCGCCTTGCCCGGACGGCCCGTCCGAGCGTCTAATCAGCGTCATCACTGGCGGCCCAGCATCCGGGGGGGATAGCATGTCTGGAAGGAAGGCCTACGCCCGCTCGGCCAGAGACGAAGGCCCCCATGGAACCCCTGACCCGCTGGTCGCATTTCCCCCCGAAGACGCCGAACGACTGGAGCACGATGACGCGCTGGTAATAACTGCCAGAATCGCTAATGCCCAGGTAAGAAGGATTATGATTGACACAGGAAGCTCCGCAGATATACTATTCCACGATGCCTTCCAGAAGATGGGGCTTACGAAGCAAGCCTTGAAACCTGTCCGCTCCGACCTCACCGGGTTCACTAGCAACTCGGTTTCGCCATTGGGATCTGTCACACTACCTCTGACGTTGGGGACACCGCCCAAGACTAAAACAGTGATGTCGACTTTTCTGATAGTAGATCTGCCTACGGCGTACAATGCCATCCTAGGCCGACCCTCCCTCAACAAAAGCAGGGCCCTGGTTTCCACTTACCATCAGACAGTAAAATTCCCGACTCACGCGGGAACTGGGGAGGTTTGGGGAAGCCCTCGGGAATCCAGGCGATGTTACCTGACGGCGGTCTCCCTACACAAGAGGGCGAAAATCGAAGCACTCCCGGACGACCCCAGAGAAATGAAACGGCCAAATCCACATCCCGAGCCGTCGGCCCCAACCTACGACGTGTCGCTGAAAAAGGGACGCCCGGACCGAACCATTAAAGTCGGGTCTGACCTACCCCCGGACGAGCGGGAAAAACTTGTCGGCCTCTTGCAAGAGAACGCTgacgtcttcgcttggtcgccatCCGACGCAGCAGGCGTGGACCCGAAGGCAACCCAACATCACCTCAACATATCGCCTGATGCCCGGCCGGTAAAACAAAAGCCGCGACCCCAGGCCCCGGACAGGCAGGAAGCTGTCCGCGAAGAGATAGAACGGCTCTTAGCAGCCGGCTTTATAGAAGAGGTCAAGTACCCAcagtggctgtccaatgtagttctGGTAAAAAAGCATAATGGGAGCTGGcgaatgtgtgttgactacaccagtcttaaTCGGGCGTGCCccaaagactgctacccccttccAAGGATTGATTAG
- the LOC135666158 gene encoding ATP synthase subunit alpha, chloroplastic-like, giving the protein MVTLRADEISNINRERIEQYSREIKIVNTGTILQVGNGIARVHGLDEVMAGELVEFQEGTIGIALNLESNNVGVVLMGDGLMIQEGSSVKATGRIAQIPVSEGYLDRVINALAKPIDGRGEISASESRLIESPAPCIISRRYVYEPLQTGLIAIDLMIPRTRSTRINY; this is encoded by the coding sequence ATGGTAACCCTTCGAGCCGACGAAATTAGTAATATTAATCGTGAGCGTATTGAACAATATAGTAGAGAAATAAAGATTGTGAATACCGGTACCATACTTCAAGTAGGCAACGGAATTGCTCGTGTTCATGGTCTTGATGAAGTAATGGCAGGTGAATTAGTAGAGTTTCAAGAGGGTACAATAGGCATTGCTctgaatttggaatcaaataatgtTGGCGTTGTATTAATGGGTGATGGTTTGATGATACAAGAGGGAAGTTCCGTAAAAGCAACAGGACGAATTGCTCAGATACCTGTGAGTGAGGGTTATTTGGATCGTGTTATAAATGCTCTGGCTAAACCTATTGATGGGAGAGGTGAAATTTCAGCTTCTGAATCTCGGTTAATTGAATCTCCTGCCCCATGTATTATTTCTAGACGTTATGTATATGAGCCTCTTCAAACGGGGCTTATTGCCATTGATTTGATGATCCCTAGGACGCGGTCAACAAGAATTAATTATTAG
- the LOC135666196 gene encoding leucine-rich repeat protein FLOR 1-like translates to MDNMQPLCLVFLFLCSTLLLQWSQGSHPHDRSALLAFKAGITADPSGLLRSWDSATDCCSAWDGVACNAATRRVVNVSRPGLSSGPDFISDASIAGRLSPALGDLFSLRLLDLSNLKQLAGPIPPALGRLSNTSSSTPTNSPVASPPRSQTSPDY, encoded by the coding sequence ATGGATAACATGCAGCCGCTGtgcctcgtcttcctcttcctctgctcCACCCTGTTGCTGCAGTGGTCGCAGGGATCTCACCCCCACGACCGTTCGGCCCTTCTCGCCTTCAAGGCCGGCATCACCGCCGACCCCTCCGGCCTCCTCCGCTCCTGGGACTCGGCCACGGACTGTTGCTCCGCGTGGGACGGCGTGGCCTGCAACGCTGCCACTCGCCGCGTCGTCAACGTCTCCCGCCCTGGCCTCTCCTCGGGGCCCGACTTCATCTCCGACGCCTCCATTGCCGGGAGGCTCTCGCCTGCCCTCGGCGACCTCTTCTCCCTCCGGTTGCTCGATCTCAGCAACCTCAAGCAGCTTGCCGGCCCCATTCCACCCGCCCTCGGCCGCCTCTCGAACACCTCCTCCTCGACTCCAACCAACTCACCGGTTGCATCCCCTCCGCGTTCGCAAACCTCACCCGACTATTAA